AGCAAATGCACGCAAAGGACCATAAATCTGCAGAAGTTGAATATCTACTACCCAAAATAACCTCTGGACACCTGTACTGTCTCGTCTGAATGTCATTTGTAAATTGTTTATGAGTCCAACAAGCATTTCCAAAATCGACCAATTTACATTTGAGATCAACTTCTGCCAGAAGCTTCTGCCTTGTGGCTCGACTCCGACTTCTATGATGTGTATTTCCTTCATAGGCATCCTTATTTTCATCACTTTTAGATGAATCATCCCTGTTCAAAGAATCATGAGACTGCTCGTCGATCGAATCTTCAGattctttttcatcattgttACTACTTGCGGGCTCAAAAGCTTTGGAATCTCCCTCCTCACAAAGTTCCTCTGCCACACGGCCTTGAGCTGCCTTCTTGGCCTTCTTTcggatcttcttcttttggttcttagttaAATTCCCATTCACGCTCTTAGTCTCCTTGGAAATAGAAGACACTCGTGCTGCCTCATCCTTGCTTGTTGGGGGAATAAGTGGAGAACCTGATTTTGTGGGATCTTTAGAAGGATCGATCATTGACAAAAGTAAGATGTTCTCCGGCTTCAGATCAGTGTGTATAACAGAAAGCTGTCGATGTAAATAATCCAGACCCACTAAAATATGGAAACAGAGTTCTTTAACCATGTGGAGAGGGACCCCTCTGTAATCACTATACTTGATAAGGGTCAAAAGATTATCCCCCAGGTACTCGAAAACCATACAAACATGCTGTCCATTTGGCCCAGAGTGCTTAAAGTGATCCAAAAGCTTCACCACACACTTTTTGTCTGCAGGATCTCCCTCTGCTATCTGCTTGAGAATCTTTATCTCATCCATTGCAGCCTCTGTGTAATGCTGAGCGCTCTTCTGGATCTTCAAAGCTACATAATGCTACAAATAATGAATTTCTCCAGTTGTTAACGACTAGAACAGAGAGAATTATTGGCAACATCCTGAATTAGTTGATGCAATTAAGACAAGAATCCACTAcataaaaaaacatgaaaaatctcaagagTAACCAGACAAACTGAGACTTACACAATATCTAGGAATTTCCAATAGAGGTATCAGCATTTTTATTACTAAGAACTAAGGAGCAAGGTCGTCTACTCAGGGAAGCCCCACACAGTTGCAAAACAACTACCCATGAAGCTAGTATACACATTCCTTTCTGCAACTAACGTACCTGAGTGAACTGATTGCTGGCTCAATTAACCCAAATTTTCAGTATTTCGAGGAAAGAACATCACACTTACATACACGTACTTCTACATCACCCAATATGGCACTAATCCCTATCATCAACGCTTCAGCTCGAACAAACAACAGCAACTTACGAGTTAGACAGCACGCATTACAAAGTGTCTATCCTCAGTCATTTTCCTTTGCAGCCAAATCTTAAAAACCAAATCTTTACTCTCCTAAACTCCATTCCTCTTCCCATTTCCCTCATCGCAGTTTTCCGACCAATCAAACAGAGAGCCCCCCAAGGAGAGGACGAACGTACCGATTTCTGAGTGTCCCAAGCGAGCCACACGGTGGAGAAGTGCCCCCACCCGAGCTTGCTCTGCACCACGTAGCACCCATTCTTGAAGGCGTCGCCCACGCGCACCGCGTGGTACCCTCCCTTCCTGTAATCCTCCGTCCCCTCGTCCTCCGACGTGTAGTCGCTCGCCGCGCTCCTcacgtcgtcgccgccgccgcccttgCCCTTGCCCTTGCCCTTGCCCTCCGCCATCGGACGAGACCCTAATTCGACGACCGACTTCGAATCGCTTCGATTGATTTGGCGACGAAccgccacagagagagagagagagagagagagagagagagattcggaTGGTGGACTGGTGGTGATGAGGGAGGAGAATTGGGAATTAGGGTTTTTCCTGGAGCGAGCTTTGCCTCTGCCGGCAGCTTaaagaaatggagaaattaaTGGGACAGCAACCGTGGAGGGGACAGCTTATCCACGTGCGCGCGCGCTCGCGCGTGGGGTACCGCCATCGTTTGGGAAAATGAGACGGCCGACGCGGGCGTGCGTCACGCGCCGTGACGTGCGACCGCGAGTGGATATCGGGCCCTAGAGGCCCGTACCTGGCCCACAGAAAGGCCCGCGTTTCGAGTCCATGGAGGCAGCGGATCGCCATTCCCCTCCCGGAAAGCCTCGGTCCCTACACGGCCCATGTTAGCGGGCTTGACGTAAGGAGTAAGTGCGGGCTAGGCAGAGTGGGCCGAACGAAATAGGCCCACTTGTTTTATCCCTTTCTACCTGTTGCCAATTAAGGGGCCCATCTGTTTATGTGGATCTCTCGTGCTACAAAATCTTCTGAAAGCAGAACTCCGTCTTTAGCCCTTTCGTCCGCCAGGAGGGAAAAAAGTTTTTATCCCTCGCTAAATCTCATATCGTAACAAGAAAAAACTCCACACCTCAGTCCATAGAATCTGGCTCAACGGTGAGAGGCatccatttaattttgagaCGGTACAAGGAAATGGCGTGGTAAGCACCTCTTTTCATTGAAGAGTAGACCAGtcaaatgggtcgatttggctAGGAGAATGAAAAGAGTTCGacccaaataaattcattttcctGCTGTACAAATCTAATAATCTCCACTCAATTTGAATCATACCTAACCTATACATGACTCAATTCATATTActaaaatgctttcatttttcaCCCAATCGAGAAAAACTCATACCAAATTGAGTTAAGAATGCAGAGTAAGCGAGCATGAAATCAAGTGATGCCaagagaaaattaagaaaaactcaTAGAGGTGAGTTGACTCAAAAtaaattgtaaacccatttaatATCCATATTATGTTTAAATCCATATAtgactcatttttcaaatgaaaccAATCTATATAACAACTCGACCTATTATATGTGAGTTAAGAAATGGTTTAGGATTGTTTGTCGAAGAACCAAACTTGGAAGTCGCTTGCAAAGTATGGAAAtgctaatttttatgcaaaatgcACGATACATCCAATCTTCACACATGCATTAAATATCCTTACCCAACAGCCTTAGTCAGATTAAGCGTGCGATTATCCGTGCGGTGGGCAGTCGTCCTAGTCAGACTATTGCTAAGTCAGAAGGGCAGCAAAGCGCATCTCGATTTGGTCTCCaatgattgcactttttaattCTGACGTTCACAAGCAAAACAGGGGATCGATCGCCGGAACGACGCCGAAAAGAGGCTGCGCGCGCGAAAGATTAGGTGGTTCGTTTCCCAACCTATTTAGTTAACGTAGGTGATGACGAAGACGAAGGGGGCTTGTCCTGTGTGGGGGGAAACGATAGTGCAGTACACCGTGGCACTGGTCAACCGACACGACGGTCCAACACGTCTCTCGTCCGGTTGTTCGTTCGACCATTCGGGGACCCAAAAATCATCACACCGATCGCGGGCGGGCGGCGTTGAGCGGCCCCGCAGGTTGAATCCCACATGTGTTTATAGGACTGATGACCTCAGCGCTGACGGATGGTTGGTTAGAATGATGGACTTATCAGAATTACGTGCGTTGGTTCACACACCGGCGTGGACCTTAATGCGCGTCGCAAACCGGCGGTTTTTATGTGCCATTTCTAGTGTCATGATTACCATGTCCGTGTGTGTGCACGTGCATATATATTATTGCACTGGGAATCTTTGATTTTAGGAGTTCTTGCAATCGGAGGAGCACGGGACACCGTCGGAGAAAGTTTTCGAAGTTTTATTAGATGTTTATGCTAATACATTTGTTTAATATGCGTTGCGATATTTGTTAGGGAAAGTAAGTCTATTTACTCTCTCAAGTTTAGGGAAATGACAATGCAAGGGTCCAAACTTTTGATGAGTACTAGGGTGAGTGATTCCAAAATGGTTAGTTTCGAGATTTCAAATCTTGAACTTATTATGTCAGaacagacttccaatttttggaaatttgaaaCTTACCTTATAGACCGTTATAGACCCTGAACTTGATCGTGTTGGACTCGATCATGTCGACGGTCCAGTTCGGTCCAATTCAAAGGCTTACTTGAGAACCAgccaattcctttttcttttattcgtCGAAAGGAAAAAACTTCAATAACACATCTTTATTTATTCACAATCAAGACAAATAGCAATTACGACACAATAGTAGAGCAACAAATGGGGAGAAATACgtcacaaaacaaacaaaatcataaAGTAGTTGGGAAGTGTCAGCTCATCACTTAGTCaagcaaaatgaaagttaaAGCAATAAAGGAATTCTCATCTACCAAAAGTAATAAatcataaaagataaacacgtaaaataaaataaataataaagaattcAAATCATGTGCCATAAAACATGAATTATATGATTTAATCTGGCCTCATGCTTGGCAAAATAATTGGTTTTTTGATCCTATTTGCTCAAAACATACATCTCGCCTGTGGCTGTAGTGCAAGTGTTTGAGTCTTATGGTCCACAGATATGATAAAAGGATTGGCTCTTGCCTGTGTTCAGTTATCCTTCTTTTTGTTGTGATTAATGCTTGATAGTTGAAGTGAAGTCCCGCTATGGTGATTGTAAACAGCTTAACCtgaatttccaatcaaaatacAAGGATTAGGATTTCTCAATCCAACTCTACACCTAGAACTGGGAATTGTACTAGAAATGGCTAGGTAGGGTTGGTCCGATCCAATTCCAAGGTCCACCATAAACCAACGCTCACCCTTAATAGGTACCTAATTCACTCCAATAGAcattgatgagagagagagagagagagagagagagagagagagagagtgagtgaagACGGTGGCACTTCCCCAATGTGGACATTAGTAGCCGATATGGCGATGGTGTAGACATTGACAGCAATGGTGGATGATGTTTCAGGGCCCGAAAGCGCAAGTGAACCGTTTGGAGATAAATGAGGTGGCgcaaaaacagaaaagaggaaaaaaaatgaaagagaaaagcatGAACAAAAAAGTAAAGGGAAATTGAgcgaatgaattttttttaatttattttagatgGAGATGGCATAAAACTTATTAAGTAAGTGAGTCACATCAATAATTGtgcataaattttatttatcaaataaaCCAAATCGGTAAAGACACAAGACAtgacaatttatttataattaggATAGCGTTCTACCTAACTCAACAATTTATATTCTTAATCATGAGTAAGGAGGAAATCTATGGGATagagttaataaaaaaataaacgaaacgcTTCTCGGTCTTGGAGTAATTTTTTGCGATGCACATCAAGAGACAACGTCCTTCTGGTATACAATATCTTGAGCCAATCTTCAATAATGAGCCAATACATGCTTTTTTATGCATGAAGGAACCTCTATCTTTCCCTCCAAACCATACAAAAGTACACAATCATCAAGGGACGTCACTAAAAACAGGGACAAGCCATCGACTTCCCCAGTTGTTGGATACGCACAAAATATGGCAAATCAGACTTTTCTCTAGCGACAACGTGTCTTCCTTTATTTTCATCCCCGACAAGTCCTTCTCCGAAGTAGGATAGTGCATGCCGACTCCCTCCATTTTTGACACTATTGTTTATCACTTTCATATATAGCTTTGAAGtgtataataataaataaataaaaaactacaATTAGCGACTGCAGGCAAGCAAGGGGTTGGTAGCCTAACAACCCCCTCGTTTTAGTGAGAGATCACGACTTCTGTCCAGCAGCCTCATATATGCTTGCATGCAGAGAGCATAGTCTGCATACGATCCATCTATATATGACGTAAATCAAACGCTTTATTTTCTCTAGATGACTCGATCTATTTAGAGGGTATAGCAGTTCCCTTTGAACCTCTCCAGGTGATCCTTGTGAAGTGGGATGAATGCATCTATGCTTCCGTCGCCCTTGAAAGATGGCGAAAGAAGCATGATCCCCTCTATTGGGAAGTAGGAGGGCATGAACATGAAAGGGCTCCCGCATCCGAAATCTAGGTCGTAGAATGGAAATCGCAGCCAACTATCCACCTCCAAATTGGCCGGGGACGGGTTTATGTTCTCCGTGGGATAGAGATATTCCTCCTTCAGCTTGTAGCTCGCGAAATCGATGAATGACTTGAAGTAACGATCGTCTACCTTCGAAACGGCCTCATGGATGACCTTCGTTGCGTACGATATTGGCTCGTTCAAGAGATCCTTGACCTTGGCCTTTGGAAAAGCCCAAAGGACCAAGTTGCCAAAATAATTGTTTGGGATTCTGGGGTTCAACCTCATTCGACCATTTACGGAGATTCTCACTTGAGTCGTCTCGAATTCACTCAATACACGTGCCCGAGTTATGCATCTCCATAGATGAGCAACCAAGCACTCAAACGTGCTATACATTTTGTTGGGCTGCGTTTGGCCATTAGAAGTGCCGGTTGGAGATGATACAATAATCTGATCAGATTTAAAGTCTAGGGGACTTCTTATATCCTCATTAAGGGACAAAGAAGCCCTAGATTTGAGCTTGGCAAGAAAATCCGTGGTAAAATGGACTTTGTGAATCACAACTTCTTCGGCAAGAATGCTGCCATCGAAATCATCATCGATCTCGATTGGCTTCTTGCTTGTGTACTCCACCCCTTTGTGCTGGAACTCGAACTTTGGCAGATCTCGAGGAACGAATATAGTTCGGTCATGCATCGGGAGTGGGGCCATCTCGAGCCCTCGGCAAGCCTTGCCCCATGCAACCAAGAAGTTGCTGGTGGCATGGCCGTCGGCTACAAGGTGGTGAGCGGTGAACCCGACCACGAGCGAGCCGCAACTGAACCTGGTGAGTTGGACCTGGACCAACTCCTCCACGTCCTTCAGGCTCGGATGAAGAGTCAGCAAAACGGGCGACGGCGTCGAGGGCATCGATTCCTCGAGGGGATCGTTGACAGACGCCTCGACGAATCGAACCCCTTTGTCATTCAAGAAAATGACGGGATCGCCTTTGTCGTTCTTGCCCAACCTCCCCGCCCACTCTCTATACACCGATAAGACCTTTTGCAGCCCTCGTTTTATGGTAAGATTCGGAGGTGTCGGGGGATGATAGGCGTAGATAACCGCCATTTGGCCGTCGTAGTTTGCATTATCGAAAGGGGTAAGGGGAATGCACAGGGTGGTCGATGGAGGAGGACCATCGTAACAAGGTTTGATGATCCTCGAGCTCTCTATCTTGACCTTCATGTTGCCAAAGCTGGTCTGGATTTTTCGTTTGGAAAGGCTTCTTTGTTTGGCTTTGTACGTAGGAGAGAAAACAAATGGAGCTTTTTATAGACCCCCCCTGAAAAGCTAACCATGATCTAACACAGAGATTTCGGGGACTTTTGCGTTTGTCCTGTATAGAAAATTGCGGCAGTTGCCCTTCaaagaatgaaaattttggcCGGTCCATGAggacatttattttattatgtgaAGCTGCCGTTCGTAGTGGTTACGAAAATTTCATGTGCAAACTTAAGGGTTGACTTTAGCATGAGTTGATTTTATTGTGctattctctttatttatatttcagaTTGCGAACGTGAAGGTCAGTACTCTATGGGAAGAGAGAACAtaacgaggaggaggagaatttgAAGGAGTCGGTTGATGCGTATGTAGACATTGCATTGCGCATCCGTAGGAGGAAAATAATGCGTTGATCATTCAGCATGATCGGCAAGGTTTGGCGTCCGTTTAGATACATGCATGATCACTTGAACGATAATGGATGATAATGAGAGTGAAGTCAGAGCTAGTTCTCGTGATTGTTTACTTCCATTCGATGGCCCAAATTGTTCTAAATTTCTCATTATACATACTTATAGAGAATtttgattatactagttaatcGGGTTGACGAATTTTCTGATAAGAAACCCTAGTTGAAGGCAAgacacaaaaaatgaaagattccGCAAGATCGTTTGTTAAAGTTAATCATATTAAAGATGTTGACTACAGCGTAAGCTAATTGAGGATTAGGTCATATGAAATCCCTTGCACATCAGATAGTTTAAGCAAGTTAATCGTtgcagttttttctttttttaaatatattagttAAAGATAAAGCCTCCCAAAGTTTGCCAAACTAAACACTCTCTCTTGGACACGCGTAAAGGTATTGGGAATTACAGGAATATGAGTAGAACATGAAACACATTTTATTAAGATTAGGTCGACCCATGAGATCCCCATAAAAAACATATGTCCCCATTAcgttaatagaaaaagaagttgtTAAAGGATAATGATTTTTGTAGACGGCAATAATTTTTGGTCTATGATTAAGTGCCATCAAAATCCATTTTTAGTAGCAAATTATTGGGTGCTaccaaaatattttgattggcAATTTAAAAGTAAATGGAGAAAAATTTTGTTCATTCGGCTTGGCACAATCGATCTCCTTAAATAAGACGAAGTTTCATGAATTGATAATTTCACTGCATCAAAGAAAGCTAGTCaattgtaaaaataaaagacaGTATCCTaagtcaaatttgaaataaattggaTATTCGTTTAAAATCAACATTTTGGATGAAAAATCTGGAATAAGCTAATCTCATTCAAGGATGAGAATCAAGGGctcatttttctcctctttattAGAGGAGGCTCCTCCCTTCACAGACGGAGACATGCCGAAAACATGTGAAATTGCTATCGCAAAGTTTGTCAAGACCCCAACTATCTTCCACTCCGGATTAAGCCATGAGGACCCTCAGATCCATTATGGAAGCAAACCCGACATTCGTGCCACCCTAATCGAGATTAAATCATCAAGGTTTCCAAATTGAGTTCAAGAGAGGGAAGAATTAACAAAACTCTTTATAAGTGAATATAATAgtcggaaattattttccatacaTTCGAAATTAACTCAATTCGATACATGTTTTCCGATCAACATTCGGATTGAAAATCTTATTCCCGTATGAaccttgtttttatttattatttctctaATTGGCTAAGTGACGAAAAGCCTATTCcaccaataaaaaaatgccCTACCCGCCACATTCCTTGACCTCAAGCTGAATCCCCTTTTCATACCAGTCAATTCACTAATCGAGCACGAGATAAGGTAGTTTGACCATAACTATCGTGATTTTGAACataatgtgttttctttttttcacgtCTACGCATTAGTTGAGACATGGCCATCACATCCATACATCACATCTAACCACGACAAAATTGACAACCAGTATTAGCACACTGGAAATTTTACACTTGCCCATCAGTTTTCAGGTCAACCAAATCATCATATCCTTGTCATGGATGAGTCTGAATTTACATTGGATTGCCAAAACGTTTCATGGTTGGCCTCACGAGATTAGACACAAAAAAAGATTCAAGATTAGGTACAGCgcaagggagaaaaagaagacgaGTTTGGGGGTGAGTCGTGGAATTCGTGACTTAATATACGACAAGAAAGAGACATGGGAGGCGGCATCTGGACTGTGCCACCGGCCCCCTTTCTCGGCTCTTGCGGGAACCAAACCTAACACCTCTCCACTTGTCAATTTTAAGGTAATTTAAGGTCGTCTGTCCTCTAGAATTAGGGAGATCGACAGAGAACGGGAGTAGGAAACCTAACGTTTTAATATGATTTGTCCGGGAAGCATTTGGGTGAACATTTACGTGCGAATGTCAATTGATGCGTCTCACTCGCTTACACCTGTAATTGTCCCCACTAGGCTAGGGCGTTTGTTGAGAATGAAGCATCTAGTCCTCGACCTCTTTGAGAATAAACTTTGGAATAATTCTGGATTATTCGCATACCCATTTGTTAATAAATCTGTATTATCTGCTTGTTTTAGTTTGAATTATCATTTGATGCATtctagatgaagaaaatggggaCATGGATTGATTTGAAGACCTAACGGCAATCTGTGCCTCACGGAATGAGATCGCGAAAAATATTCTCCCGAACATTCCCCATCCTATGCAAACAATGCCCTCTTCGAGTGCCTTCAGGACAGCATTGATTATATAAGAGTTTGCATTTAACCAAGAGTCATTGACTCAGAGGATCTTCACAAAAAGCAAATATTACTTGATGAACGTCTTATGAATGACTTATTGTGAAGCGATTCCTAGAACAAGCAAGGATTTGGTTTAACTTTACAAATGAGCCTCGGGTATAATACAAATACCGAAAACAAAGGTCTTTAAGAGAATGCAAATTATGTTCGGTAAAAACTCTTTACAAAACGACTTGGGGTTCAAATaatgtttggcaaaaaaaacttttgcaagggactttgattttttttatcttttttattaaaataaactCAAACCCTTCCATGAAGCCAACAAAAGGCTTAGGCCACCAATGAGCCAAATCTGGTGCCAATGGCCATCGGCTTAGGGCAAGGCGACCCTCAGCGAACATGACCTAGGCTGTTGTTGCATGAccttgggtgagggtcgcctAAGGTCATTTACTTAAGTGGCGGTCACCCAAGGTTGTGCAACCTTTGGCAATGTCTTTTGGGTCATGCAGCCGTTGCCAACCCTTCACTAGCTAGATCTAGCCTTGCTGGTCCTCATAAGCCGCCCTCAcgcaaagaagatgaatagtaataAGGAGGATCAAAActagaaaattaaagaattaatgagattagttttggaagaaaaaataaattttaatcatAGTTTCAACATTACCTAAATACAACTTCTGAAGGCTAGATAAAATTGGGttttcagcattcccaaggccAACGTTTGGTTGAAGGTTACGTTTAAATGCTTGCGACACAAACACCTTAGCATTTCCTCTAGGGGCCTTAAAGGTTGAAAGCTCATTGAGAAAACTAAATCAAATGCACTTTAAGGGTGCTTTTATTTCActgaaaatgattaatttagaaaatatcttCCTATAACCAAACTCATTTCCTGTGCTCTCTCTTCTCTCGACCTTCAATCACTGCTGACCTCTGCCATCCTGCCATTGCACCGCAATTGGGAGTTGTCGACCCTTCCTGCCTAGGCAGATTCGATATCTTTGAACCGAGAAACCTTTCTTTCTTAATGCAACCATGATGGTTGAGAAAAATAAGGTTGATACTGGACAACTTTATTCTCTATGTCATCTGCACGGCTTTTGTCACCTTGA
The nucleotide sequence above comes from Eucalyptus grandis isolate ANBG69807.140 chromosome 2, ASM1654582v1, whole genome shotgun sequence. Encoded proteins:
- the LOC104435733 gene encoding SRSF protein kinase 2; translated protein: MAEGKGKGKGKGGGGDDVRSAASDYTSEDEGTEDYRKGGYHAVRVGDAFKNGCYVVQSKLGWGHFSTVWLAWDTQKSHYVALKIQKSAQHYTEAAMDEIKILKQIAEGDPADKKCVVKLLDHFKHSGPNGQHVCMVFEYLGDNLLTLIKYSDYRGVPLHMVKELCFHILVGLDYLHRQLSVIHTDLKPENILLLSMIDPSKDPTKSGSPLIPPTSKDEAARVSSISKETKSVNGNLTKNQKKKIRKKAKKAAQGRVAEELCEEGDSKAFEPASSNNDEKESEDSIDEQSHDSLNRDDSSKSDENKDAYEGNTHHRSRSRATRQKLLAEVDLKCKLVDFGNACWTHKQFTNDIQTRQYRCPEVILGSRYSTSADLWSFACICFELATGDVLFDPHSGKNYERDEDHLALMMELLGMMPRKIAIGGRYSRDYFNRNGELRHVRRLRFWPLNKVLLEKYTFSEQDANDMADFLVPILDFVPEKRPTAARCLVHKWISGSPRVLQPSTAGKINPSAEQNVSDEKEQKVEREAMEHGVGEIKVDGAPKQQHLETLTSSDRTK
- the LOC104434025 gene encoding agmatine hydroxycinnamoyltransferase 1 encodes the protein MKVKIESSRIIKPCYDGPPPSTTLCIPLTPFDNANYDGQMAVIYAYHPPTPPNLTIKRGLQKVLSVYREWAGRLGKNDKGDPVIFLNDKGVRFVEASVNDPLEESMPSTPSPVLLTLHPSLKDVEELVQVQLTRFSCGSLVVGFTAHHLVADGHATSNFLVAWGKACRGLEMAPLPMHDRTIFVPRDLPKFEFQHKGVEYTSKKPIEIDDDFDGSILAEEVVIHKVHFTTDFLAKLKSRASLSLNEDIRSPLDFKSDQIIVSSPTGTSNGQTQPNKMYSTFECLVAHLWRCITRARVLSEFETTQVRISVNGRMRLNPRIPNNYFGNLVLWAFPKAKVKDLLNEPISYATKVIHEAVSKVDDRYFKSFIDFASYKLKEEYLYPTENINPSPANLEVDSWLRFPFYDLDFGCGSPFMFMPSYFPIEGIMLLSPSFKGDGSIDAFIPLHKDHLERFKGNCYTL